The following are from one region of the Fundulus heteroclitus isolate FHET01 unplaced genomic scaffold, MU-UCD_Fhet_4.1 scaffold_97, whole genome shotgun sequence genome:
- the LOC118562543 gene encoding FERM and PDZ domain-containing protein 3-like → MVSAMKQNQNQAYLLAHHINKERILCRRDFPMAIPGCTAKTIGTGAFTVGQIRAGCPPKQVILSKTVPFKVSPTQDSAILRVVTEQGGNQDSSKTEQKAELKAISESAKANASDSDSKPLEVPKKTDTSLTPQVSADQNISNSTEVTQSQNLSDGVKMKTAAPLTINTIHKALPKILPVDTSVSAKISPTNMCQEATTASSETMKPSSSAELLPVDDLFCTCPVQQEPAPQLRLKDPQVQKIVVFQSSSPTDDERLRAKGLQLANSKENTARAGPDPNLAKPSPQIQTKLSPHLPVKAERKETSENKIEAAVGKSRTEPQDQKCAIKSLPILDDLTSPSPNVEKVSTLPAGDSKKQGSGKKAQRNAPFLSFRNLLSATFPARMRRETDERRAQLQKVRQYELEFLEELLKPKSSQGEFIPQGSSPVPSGTPCACQLRTSPVLKAPGISREQRRSCDCKRMCRGMRLPDTPVGSATETKNRGRERTISKTPPAVSKAPHAQGAPKRPQTLEIKTTRIRSTSLESREPRGDQSSCVPTCTSQTDCMGAPQYKKLQRRYSIGELDNSSSTPVYAEVKPKAKSLEKEMERVRATGLRLPIPVEPVHTQSHQAEGKGKRGVFFIQGEELLRDTKEGTGEVLLTLPSEDSDDKDKCCSFCFCYRKCEAADESSEKDELSYSIPLQVLPGMDVDSRTFPVVSKTLQVLNAEDCSGEEEEEEEEEPQTQDIDLRTCGTLEGSLARVQALQGKSFSLPDGFLNAQLDANELLAILRQCANSPQAEGEARLQSSRIAEYKQELAVRFKEFRASCRRVASVEKSPTRMLAVVSDSFQVLCELTQTFIKLVRGVRSEAQRLQLLRKVEEVAINYTLLLRAAEESMGHSSSLPTKTMSPQICSNTNNMSSLTRPIKTLPAQ, encoded by the coding sequence ATGGTGTCAGCAATGAAgcaaaaccagaaccaggcatATCTACTAGCTCACCATATCAACAAGGAGCGTATTCTCTGCCGCCGGGACTTCCCCATGGCAATCCCTGGCTGCACAGCAAAGACCATAGGGACTGGGGCCTTTACTGTGGGTCAGATCCGCGCTGGTTGCCCACCCAAGCAAGTAATCCTTAGCAAGACTGTTCCCTTTAAAGTGAGCCCCACCCAAGATTCAGCAATTCTTAGGGTCGTGACAGAACAAGGTGGCAATCAAGACAGTTCTAAGACTGAACAGAAAGCAGAATTAAAAGCAATCTCTGAGTCTGCCAAAGCAAACGCCTCTGACTCTGATTCAAAGCCACTAGAAGTACCGAAAAAAACGGATACATCATTGACACCTCAAGTTAGTGCAGATCAGAATATATCAAACTCTACAGAAGTAACGCAGTCTCAAAATCTCTCTGACGGTGTGAAGATGAAGACAGCAGCACCTCTTACTATAAACACAATACACAAAGCCTTACCTAAAATTTTGCCTGTGGACACAAGTGTCTCTGCCAAAATCTCCCCCACTAATATGTGCCAAGAAGCCACGACTGCCTCCAGTGAGACCATGAAGCCTTCAAGCTCCGCAGAACTTCTGCCAGTGGATGACCTGTTCTGCACATGCCCAGTACAACAGGAGCCTGCACCTCAACTAaggctaaaagacccacaggtTCAAAAGATAGTTGTGTTTCAGTCATCCTCTCCCACAGATGATGAGCGTCTTCGAGCCAAAGGCCTCCAACTGGcaaacagcaaagaaaacacAGCAAGAGCAGGACCAGATCCTAATTTGGCAAAACCAAGCCCTCAAATACAAACCAAGTTATCGCCTCATTTGCCTGTAAaggcagaaaggaaagaaaCATCTGAAAACAAGATTGAGGCTGCCGTCGGGAAATCCCGCACAGAGCCACAGGATCAGAAATGTGCCATAAAATCCTTACCTATTTTAGATGATCTCACGAGCCCAAGTCCCAATGTAGAAAAAGTCTCCACTCTTCCAGCTGGAGACTCAAAGAAGCAGGGCAGTGGTAAGAAGGCACAGCGCAATGCCCCATTCTTGAGCTTTAGAAACCTTCTTTCGGCAACATTTCCTGCAAGAATGAGAAGAGAGACAGATGAACGAAGAGCACAGCTGCAAAAAGTCAGGCAGTATGAGCTAGAGTTTTTAGAGGAACTGCTGAAGCCCAAGTCATCACAAGGAGAATTTATACCCCAAGGATCTTCTCCTGTGCCATCAGGCACTCCTTGTGCCTGCCAGCTCCGTACCAGCCCTGTCCTTAAAGCTCCAGGGATTTCCAGGGAGCAGCGACGCAGTTGTGACTGTAAACGAATGTGCAGGGGCATGAGACTTCCTGATACACCAGTTGGCAGCGCTACAGAGACAAAAAATCGAGGCAGAGAGAGAACTATCTCAAAGACCCCTCCAGCTGTTTCCAAAGCCCCTCATGCCCAAGGTGCCCCCAAGAGACCTCAAACTTTAGAGATCAAGACTACAAGAATACGATCTACCAGTCTTGAGTCAAGAGAGCCAAGAGGAGACCAGAGCTCTTGCGTGCCTACTTGTACTTCTCAAACTGACTGCATGGGAGCTCCACAATACAAAAAGCTTCAGAGACGATACAGTATTGGGGAGCTGGACAATAGTTCAAGCACACCGGTGTATGCTGAAGTGAAGCCAAAAGCCAAAAGTCTGGAGAAAGAAATGGAAAGAGTGAGAGCCACGGGGCTGAGGCTACCAATTCCTGTAGAGCCAGTTCACACGCAGTCTCACCAGGCAGAGGGGAAGGGGAAAAGGGGTGTTTTTTTCATTCAGGGAGAGGAACTGTTACGTGATACTAAAGAAGGGACTGGGGAGGTTTTGCTCACATTGCCCAGTGAAGACAGCGATGACAAAGACAAATGCTGCTCATTCTGTTTCTGTTATAGGAAGTGTGAAGCTGCAGATGAAAGCAGTGAGAAAGATGAACTTTCATACTCCATACCCCTACAGGTCCTTCCAGGCATGGACGTTGACTCGCGTACCTTTCCAGTTGTAAGTAAAACACTCCAGGTCCTAAATGCAGAGGACTGCAGtggggaagaagaggaggaagaggaagaggaaccaCAGACACAGGATATTGACCTTAGAACCTGTGGAACACTGGAGGGGAGCCTTGCCCGTGTACAGGCTCTACAGGGGAAAAGTTTCAGTTTACCTGATGGTTTTCTAAATGCCCAGCTAGATGCTAATGAGTTGTTAGCTATCCTACGACAGTGTGCCAACAGCCCACAGGCCGAAGGTGAAGCTCGTCTTCAGTCATCACGGATTGCAGAGTACAAACAGGAACTGGCGGTGCGATTCAAAGAGTTCAGGGCATCATGTCGGCGAGTGGCAAGTGTTGAAAAAAGCCCAACACGAATGCTAGCTGTCGTTTCAGATAGCTTCCAGGTGTTGTGTGAACTGACTCAGACCTTCATCAAACTTGTCAGAGGAGTCCGCTCGGAAGCCCAGAGGCTACAGCTGTTGAGGAAAGTTGAGGAGGTTGCTATCAACTACACTTTGCTTCTCCGTGCAGCGGAAGAGTCCATGGGACACTCAAGTAGTTTGCCAACAAAGACAATGAGCCCTCAGATTTGCTCCAATACCAATAACATGAGCTCACTTACACGACCCATCAAAACTCTGCCTGCCCAGTAG
- the LOC118562544 gene encoding FERM and PDZ domain-containing protein 3-like: MEWPDASNFACLISGYYKLFVDPKRTIYVRNFGQSQLTKPDYRSSHHPHPRAGAAGLQSGGRRGEERESSHRESGSSRSMVPAEPQHLGLCHIHLREQQQFQELQVHPEAELDINENFISREPPGRPRTKSDPTHESTEEIAAVLESPAVENTGFRVRAQTMVQSKKTSRYFCDSCKARLRAEGHSAAANSSGSSGRHCSSACASRDGGAVDLMALPPPGNEEEEEANGGGEKLQPPPPAIAAPPPGFRDNSSDEDDPKRAKKARSSASVETATGKLAQAKEDVPVTLIDNVATRTVRDHAQELDDALVSTLQALEALAASEDFPHHPQQPTQTAGQQPQSHYCSHFTYSILFLIKQIPN; this comes from the exons ATGGAATGGCCTGACGCCAGTAACTTTGCGTGCCTCATCTCTGGCTACTATAAGCTATTTGTAGACCCCAAACGAACCATCTACGTTCGTAACTTTGGTCAGTCTCAGCTGACCAAGCCAG ATTACAGAAGTTCCCATCATCCCCACCCACGAGCTGGGGCAGCCGGATTACAAAGTGGAGGGCGGCGAGGGGAGGAGAGGGAAAGTTCGCACAGGGAGTCAGGAAGTTCAAGATCCATGGTCCCTGCAGAACCTCAACATCTAGGCTTGTGTCACATCCACCTTAGAGAGCAACAGCAATTTCAGGAGCTCCAAGTGCACCCAGAGGCAGAACTCGACATCAATGAGAACTTTATCTCTCGTGAGCCCCCTGGTCGACCCCGTACCAAATCAGATCCTACACATGAGAGTACAGAGGAAATAGCTGCGGTGTTAGAGAGCCCAGCTGTGGAGAACACAGGATTTCGAGTGAGGGCCCAAACAATGgttcaatcaaagaaaacctCACGGTACTTCTGTGACTCCTGCAAAGCCAGACTAAGGGCCGAGGGTCACTCAGCGGCCGCAAACAGCAGTGGCAGCTCAGGGAGACATTGCTCCAGCGCGTGTGCCTCTCGAGATGGAGGGGCTGTAGACCTCATGGCCCTCCCACCTCCTGgaaatgaggaagaggaggaggcaaATGGTGGAGGGGAAAAGCTGCAACCACCACCTCCTGCCATTGCTGCTCCACCACCTGGCTTCAGGGACAACAGCTCTGACGAGGATGACCCAAAAAGAGCAAAGAAAGCACGATCCAGTGCAAGTGTTGAGACTGCCACAGGAAAGCTGGCACAAGCTAAAGAAGATGTGCCTGTGACACTGATTGATAATGTGGCCACAAGAACAGTTCGAGATCATGCCCAGGAGCTTGATGACGCTTTGGTGTCCACTTTACAGGCCCTTGAGGCTTTGGCAGCCTCTGAGGACTTCCCGCATCACCCTCAACAACCAACACAGACTGCAGGTCAACAGCCTCAGTCACACTACTGCTCACATTTCACTTACAGCATTCTTTTTCTGATCAAACAGATACCAAATTGA